From one Bacteroides fragilis NCTC 9343 genomic stretch:
- a CDS encoding glycosyltransferase family 117 protein — protein sequence MKQYKTVNNLVGWITFLIAATVYCMTIEPTASFWDCPEFITTAYKLEVGHPPGAPFFMLTANLFTQFVSDPALVAKMVNYMSALMSGACILFLFWSITHLVRKLVITDETNITRGQLITVMGSGLVGALAYTFSDTFWFSAVEGEVYAYSSMFTAIVFWLILKWEDVADQPHSDRWIILIAYLTGLSIGVHLLNLLCLPAIVLVYYYKKVPGANAKGSLLALAGSMVLVAAVLYGIVPGVVKVGGWFELLFVNSLGMPFNTGVIVYVALLAAAIIWGIYESYNEKSRTRMNLSFLLTIAMLGIPFYGHGASAVIIGILVLGVLAAYLFASKLNEKIRMSARTMNTALLCTMMIMVGYSSYALIVIRSVANTPMDQNSPEDIFTLGEYLGREQYGTRPLFYGPAYSSKVALDVEDGYCVPRQKSTDTKYVRKEKTSPDEKDSYVELPGRVEYEYAQNMLFPRMYSSAHTAYYKSWQDITGYDVPYDQCGEMLMVNMPTQWDNIKFFFSYQLNFMYWRYFMWNFAGRQNDIQSSGEIEHGNWITGIPFIDNLLYGDQNMLPQELKDNKGHNVFYCLPLILGIIGLFWQAWRGQKGIQQFWVVFFLFFMTGIAIVLYLNQTPGQPRERDYAYAGSFYAFAIWIGMGVAGIVHLLRNYMKEVPAAALTSAVCLLVPIQMASQTWDDHDRSGRYVARDFGQNYLMSLQESGNPIIYTNGDNDTFPLWYNQETEGFRTDARTCNLSYLQTDWYIDQMKRPAYDSPALPITWDRTEYMEGQNEYVPIRPDFKKQIDKAYKAAEEEVLNGKNPEALNNIRAQFGDNPYELKNILKYWVRTKDGQAVIPTDSIVVKIDKEAVRRSGMMIPEALGDSIPDYMHISLKDEKGNPKRALYKSELMMLEMLANANWERPIYMAITVGTDNQLNMREHFIQEGLTYRFTPFDTEALGATIDSEKMYDNLMNKFKFGGIDKPGIYIDENTMRMCYTHRRIFAQLITQLMKEGKKDKALAALEYAEKMIPAFNVPYDVQNGALEMAEAYYQLGNNTKADQIIDELANKSVEYLTWYLSLDDNHLLMSQREFIMHLSALDMEAKMMEKYKSKLAGNYTPKVNELYNIYVGRMKAHQ from the coding sequence ATGAAACAGTACAAAACCGTAAACAACCTCGTGGGTTGGATCACTTTCCTGATCGCCGCAACCGTCTATTGCATGACGATAGAGCCCACAGCCAGTTTCTGGGACTGCCCGGAATTCATCACCACCGCCTATAAACTGGAAGTAGGCCATCCCCCCGGAGCACCCTTCTTTATGCTCACCGCCAACCTTTTCACACAATTCGTCAGCGATCCGGCACTGGTAGCCAAAATGGTGAACTACATGAGTGCGCTGATGAGCGGTGCCTGCATCCTGTTCCTTTTCTGGAGCATCACGCACCTGGTTCGTAAACTCGTCATCACAGACGAAACGAACATCACCCGCGGACAACTGATCACCGTCATGGGATCGGGACTGGTAGGCGCATTGGCCTATACATTCAGCGATACATTCTGGTTTTCGGCCGTAGAAGGCGAAGTATACGCCTACTCTTCCATGTTTACGGCCATCGTTTTCTGGCTGATATTGAAATGGGAAGACGTAGCCGACCAGCCGCATAGCGACCGCTGGATCATCCTGATCGCCTATCTGACCGGGCTCAGCATCGGTGTGCACCTGCTCAACCTGCTCTGTCTGCCGGCCATCGTACTGGTATACTACTACAAGAAAGTGCCGGGCGCCAACGCCAAAGGATCTCTGCTGGCACTGGCCGGCTCCATGGTATTGGTGGCAGCCGTACTTTATGGTATTGTTCCCGGTGTCGTAAAAGTAGGCGGCTGGTTCGAACTGCTGTTCGTCAACTCACTGGGCATGCCGTTCAACACCGGTGTCATCGTTTATGTAGCCCTGCTGGCAGCCGCCATCATCTGGGGTATATACGAAAGCTACAACGAGAAGAGCCGCACCCGCATGAACCTCTCTTTTCTGCTGACCATCGCCATGCTCGGTATCCCCTTCTACGGGCACGGAGCAAGTGCTGTCATCATCGGTATCCTGGTGCTGGGAGTACTGGCGGCCTACCTCTTCGCGTCAAAGCTGAACGAAAAGATACGCATGTCGGCCCGTACCATGAACACCGCCCTGCTCTGTACGATGATGATCATGGTGGGATACTCCTCGTATGCCCTGATCGTGATCCGCTCGGTAGCCAATACACCGATGGATCAGAACTCCCCGGAAGACATCTTCACGCTGGGTGAGTATCTGGGACGCGAACAGTACGGAACCCGTCCGCTGTTCTACGGACCGGCCTACTCCTCGAAAGTGGCCCTCGATGTGGAAGACGGCTATTGCGTACCCCGCCAGAAAAGTACAGACACCAAATACGTCCGTAAAGAGAAAACCTCACCCGACGAAAAAGACTCTTACGTTGAACTGCCGGGACGTGTGGAATATGAATACGCGCAAAACATGCTCTTCCCCCGCATGTACAGCTCGGCACACACCGCCTACTATAAGTCCTGGCAAGATATCACCGGCTACGACGTGCCCTACGATCAATGCGGAGAGATGCTGATGGTGAACATGCCAACCCAGTGGGACAACATCAAGTTCTTCTTCTCCTACCAGCTCAACTTCATGTACTGGCGCTACTTCATGTGGAACTTTGCCGGACGGCAGAACGACATCCAAAGCAGCGGCGAAATAGAACACGGCAACTGGATCACCGGCATACCGTTCATCGACAACCTTCTGTATGGCGACCAGAACATGCTCCCGCAAGAACTGAAAGACAACAAGGGACACAACGTTTTCTATTGTCTCCCCCTCATACTGGGAATCATCGGACTCTTCTGGCAGGCATGGCGCGGTCAGAAAGGTATCCAGCAGTTCTGGGTGGTATTCTTCCTGTTCTTCATGACCGGTATCGCCATTGTGCTTTACCTCAACCAGACACCCGGACAGCCGCGCGAACGTGACTATGCCTACGCCGGTTCCTTCTATGCCTTTGCCATCTGGATCGGCATGGGTGTGGCGGGCATCGTACACCTGCTGCGCAACTACATGAAGGAAGTCCCCGCAGCAGCCCTCACGTCGGCAGTCTGCCTGCTCGTACCCATACAGATGGCGAGCCAGACCTGGGACGACCACGACCGCAGCGGACGCTACGTGGCACGCGACTTCGGACAGAACTACCTGATGTCACTTCAGGAAAGCGGCAACCCGATCATCTATACCAACGGTGATAACGATACCTTCCCGTTGTGGTACAACCAAGAAACCGAAGGCTTCCGCACCGACGCACGTACCTGTAACCTGAGCTACCTCCAGACCGACTGGTACATCGACCAGATGAAACGTCCGGCCTACGACTCTCCGGCACTGCCCATCACTTGGGACAGAACGGAATACATGGAAGGTCAAAACGAATACGTCCCCATCCGTCCGGATTTCAAGAAGCAGATCGACAAAGCCTACAAAGCCGCCGAAGAAGAGGTGCTGAACGGCAAGAATCCGGAAGCACTGAACAATATCCGTGCCCAGTTCGGCGATAATCCTTACGAGCTGAAGAACATCCTGAAATATTGGGTACGCACCAAAGACGGACAAGCAGTGATACCGACCGACAGCATCGTTGTCAAAATCGACAAAGAAGCCGTTCGCCGTTCGGGTATGATGATTCCGGAGGCATTGGGTGACTCCATCCCCGACTACATGCACATATCGCTCAAAGACGAAAAGGGTAACCCGAAACGGGCTCTCTACAAGAGCGAGTTGATGATGCTCGAAATGCTGGCCAATGCCAACTGGGAACGCCCCATTTACATGGCCATCACCGTCGGTACGGACAATCAGCTGAACATGCGCGAGCATTTCATTCAGGAGGGTCTGACATACCGCTTCACACCGTTCGATACGGAAGCTCTCGGAGCCACCATCGACAGTGAAAAGATGTATGACAACCTGATGAACAAGTTCAAGTTCGGAGGCATCGACAAACCCGGCATCTACATCGACGAGAATACGATGCGCATGTGCTACACCCATCGCCGCATCTTTGCCCAACTGATCACCCAGCTGATGAAAGAAGGCAAAAAGGACAAAGCGCTGGCAGCACTGGAATACGCCGAAAAGATGATTCCGGCTTTCAACGTGCCCTACGATGTACAGAACGGAGCACTCGAAATGGCAGAAGCTTACTACCAGTTGGGAAACAATACGAAAGCCGACCAGATTATCGATGAACTGGCAAACAAGTCTGTAGAATACCTCACCTGGTACCTCAGCCTGGACGACAATCATCTGCTCATGTCGCAGCGTGAATTTATCATGCACCTCAGCGCACTGGATATGGAAGCCAAAATGATGGAGAAATATAAGTCGAAACTCGCCGGTAACTATACCCCGAAGGTGAACGAACTATATAACATATACGTGGGACGCATGAAAGCCCACCAGTAA